A section of the Verrucomicrobiota bacterium genome encodes:
- a CDS encoding sugar phosphate isomerase/epimerase, which translates to MRFGINTFLFTSPFTDQSTRLFGQFKKWGFDTVEIPIEDPSHIDPAHVKRELDRHGLVCGSVCACMGPDRDLRGTPKQQKTGLAYMLKLIDQMVVLECPSLIGPEYSAVGRADAVPPDEYKQQWKTVVKHLKTLCRYAEKRGRQVCLEPLNRFETDFINTCDQGLKMIRDVGSPALKLHLDTFHMNIEEKNQAAAIRKAGRHLGHFHACGSDRGTPGNDHIDWKPIAGALKSIGYKGDVVIESFTTDVKVIARAAAIWRKIEPNRNDIAVKGLKFLKRTLK; encoded by the coding sequence ATGAGATTTGGCATTAACACATTTTTGTTTACCTCGCCGTTCACCGACCAAAGCACGCGGCTTTTTGGTCAATTCAAGAAATGGGGCTTTGACACCGTCGAAATTCCCATTGAAGACCCGTCGCACATTGACCCGGCCCATGTGAAGCGCGAGTTGGACCGGCACGGGCTGGTCTGTGGCTCGGTCTGCGCCTGCATGGGGCCGGACCGCGATTTGCGCGGCACCCCCAAGCAACAAAAGACCGGGCTGGCTTACATGTTGAAGCTGATTGACCAGATGGTCGTGCTCGAATGTCCGTCGCTCATTGGGCCGGAGTATTCGGCCGTCGGTCGTGCGGATGCCGTGCCGCCGGACGAATACAAACAACAATGGAAGACGGTGGTCAAACATCTCAAAACGCTTTGCCGATATGCGGAGAAACGAGGACGGCAGGTTTGCCTGGAACCGCTCAACCGTTTCGAAACCGACTTCATCAACACGTGCGATCAAGGTTTGAAGATGATCCGCGACGTCGGCAGCCCCGCGCTCAAACTGCACCTCGACACGTTCCACATGAACATCGAGGAGAAAAATCAGGCGGCGGCGATCCGGAAAGCCGGCAGGCACCTCGGCCATTTTCACGCCTGTGGCAGCGACCGCGGCACGCCGGGCAACGATCACATCGACTGGAAACCAATCGCTGGCGCGCTCAAGTCGATTGGCTACAAAGGCGACGTTGTCATCGAGTCGTTCACCACGGACGTGAAAGTCATCGCCCGTGCCGCGGCGATCTGGCGCAAGATCGAACCGAACCGCAACGACATCGCGGTGAAAGGACTGAAGTTCTTGAAGCGGACATTGAAGTAA
- a CDS encoding PQQ-dependent sugar dehydrogenase, whose protein sequence is MKAFPPTKAGYKTSPLGSRRRKEADNGAQLRANLRLLTSAATALRCAFLALGCALLLTSALFTAFAEDAQPQHGSGPEAAREEMKSLKAGEGLEVSLFACEPMIRKPSNMDVDARGRVWIVENVNYRSSFKPWGYLRPEGDRIVILEDTNGDGFADKETTFYQGKDINAALGVCVLGNKVIVSCAPNVFVLTDTDGDDKADKKEILFTGISGVDHDHGVHAFVFGPDGKLYFNFGNAGKQVKKPDGTPIIDMAGNEVADKGKPYRDGMVFRCNLDGSEFETLAYNFRNNFEVAVDSFGTLWQSDNDDDGNRGVRINYVMEFGNFGYKDEMTGAGWSDGWKKAVQKGAREDEKVFYEWHQYDPGVMPNLLHTGAGSPTGIAVYEGKLLPEVFRNQVIHCDAGPNVVRAYPVKPDGAGYSASIVNILTSSDTWFRPSDVCIAPDGSLYVADWHDPGVGGHNMGDHVAATMRGRVFRVAPPGTKATVPKLDLKSAAGCGAALQSPNHATRYLAWTKLHEMQAKAEKNLLRLWKGNDPRQRARALQLLARIKGSEKKYVEQAFKDKNADIRITGLRIARELKLDVIPCVKLLVKDASPQVRRECAIALRHNPSPEAPALWAELAAQHDGKDRWYLEALGIGADKQEDKFFEAWLAKVGDKWNTPAGRDIVWRSRAKKAPALLAKIINDKNTPDKERAHYFRALDFITGPEKDAVLVELLTSAAPEK, encoded by the coding sequence ATGAAAGCGTTTCCTCCTACTAAAGCAGGTTATAAAACTTCTCCTCTTGGTAGTCGCCGACGTAAGGAGGCGGACAATGGGGCACAGCTTCGCGCGAATCTCCGCCTCCTTACGTCGGCGGCTACAGCTCTGAGGTGCGCGTTTCTCGCTCTGGGTTGCGCTCTCCTTTTGACCTCAGCCTTGTTCACCGCTTTCGCCGAGGACGCCCAACCCCAACACGGCTCGGGTCCGGAAGCCGCGCGTGAAGAAATGAAGTCCTTGAAAGCCGGCGAGGGTCTGGAAGTCAGTTTGTTTGCCTGCGAACCGATGATCCGAAAGCCGAGTAACATGGACGTGGACGCCCGTGGTCGCGTCTGGATCGTCGAGAACGTAAATTATCGTTCCAGTTTCAAACCTTGGGGGTACCTGCGCCCGGAAGGTGACCGTATTGTGATTCTCGAAGACACGAACGGCGATGGTTTCGCCGATAAGGAGACGACATTTTATCAAGGCAAGGACATCAATGCCGCGCTGGGTGTTTGTGTGCTCGGCAACAAAGTCATCGTTTCGTGCGCGCCGAACGTTTTCGTTCTCACCGACACCGATGGCGATGACAAAGCCGACAAAAAGGAGATTCTGTTCACCGGCATTTCTGGCGTTGATCACGATCACGGCGTGCATGCCTTTGTGTTCGGGCCGGACGGCAAGCTCTATTTCAACTTCGGCAACGCGGGCAAACAGGTGAAGAAACCGGACGGAACACCGATCATCGACATGGCTGGCAACGAAGTCGCCGACAAAGGCAAGCCGTATCGCGACGGCATGGTCTTCCGCTGCAACCTGGACGGCAGCGAATTCGAAACCCTCGCCTACAACTTTCGCAACAACTTTGAAGTCGCCGTCGATTCCTTCGGCACGCTGTGGCAGTCGGACAACGACGACGACGGCAATCGCGGCGTGCGGATCAACTACGTCATGGAATTCGGCAACTTCGGTTACAAGGACGAAATGACCGGCGCGGGCTGGAGCGACGGTTGGAAAAAGGCGGTGCAAAAAGGCGCGCGCGAAGATGAAAAGGTTTTTTACGAATGGCATCAATACGATCCCGGCGTCATGCCGAATCTTCTCCACACCGGCGCGGGTTCGCCCACCGGCATCGCTGTTTACGAAGGCAAATTGCTTCCAGAAGTTTTCCGCAACCAAGTCATTCACTGCGATGCCGGCCCGAACGTGGTGCGCGCTTATCCGGTAAAGCCTGACGGCGCCGGCTATTCCGCCAGCATCGTAAACATTCTCACCAGCAGCGACACTTGGTTTCGACCGTCGGACGTGTGCATCGCGCCCGATGGCTCGCTTTACGTCGCCGACTGGCACGATCCCGGCGTGGGCGGCCACAACATGGGCGACCACGTCGCGGCCACCATGCGCGGTCGCGTCTTTCGAGTCGCGCCGCCGGGCACCAAGGCGACCGTCCCCAAGCTCGATCTCAAATCAGCGGCCGGTTGCGGGGCGGCGTTGCAATCGCCCAATCACGCCACACGTTACCTGGCTTGGACGAAGCTCCACGAAATGCAGGCCAAGGCCGAAAAGAATTTGCTGCGGCTGTGGAAAGGCAACGATCCGCGGCAACGCGCCCGCGCGCTGCAACTCCTTGCCCGCATCAAAGGCAGCGAGAAAAAGTATGTTGAGCAGGCGTTCAAGGACAAGAACGCCGATATCCGCATCACTGGTTTGCGCATCGCCCGTGAGTTGAAGCTCGATGTGATTCCTTGCGTCAAGCTGTTGGTCAAAGATGCCTCCCCGCAAGTTCGCCGCGAATGTGCCATCGCCCTCCGTCACAATCCGTCACCCGAAGCTCCGGCGCTTTGGGCTGAACTCGCGGCTCAACACGACGGCAAGGACCGTTGGTATCTCGAAGCGCTCGGCATCGGTGCGGACAAGCAGGAGGACAAGTTTTTTGAAGCCTGGCTCGCAAAGGTTGGCGACAAATGGAACACGCCGGCTGGCCGTGACATCGTCTGGCGTTCACGCGCCAAGAAGGCGCCGGCGTTGCTCGCGAAAATCATCAACGACAAGAACACGCCGGACAAGGAACGCGCTCATTACTTCCGCGCTCTCGATTTCATCACCGGCCCGGAGAAGGACGCCGTGCTGGTGGAGTTGCTGACGAGCGCCGCGCCAGAAAAATAA
- a CDS encoding DUF1080 domain-containing protein: MKTNFLCGCISPALTALSIFLSSQCLIAAEAESGFKNLFNGKDLTGWDGRPQHWSVEDGAITGRTTKEHPAKGNNFLIWRGGTVDDFELRLSYKITANNDKGFANSGIQYRSREFKEAGDHVVGGYQADFEAGNTYSGILYEERMRGILAERGQKVVIKEVDGKTVKDVVGSVGNSADIQAAIKKDGWNDYVIIAKGNHLQHFINGKQTVDVVDEQESKAAKSGILALQLHAGDPMTVQFKDIRIKTLTGASSAKSDFDLLQGDWVAVELVANGEKVPAESLTSVKLKIKGNAYSVDTDQGQDAGTFKLVEGGNLKAMDVTTGSGDQLAAIYELSGDTFKSCYALNGGARPTDFKSTDGSDRVFAVYKRKSQ; encoded by the coding sequence ATGAAAACAAATTTTTTGTGTGGGTGCATTTCACCTGCTCTGACTGCTCTAAGCATCTTCCTTTCTTCGCAATGCTTGATTGCCGCCGAAGCGGAATCTGGCTTCAAGAATCTCTTCAACGGCAAAGACCTCACCGGCTGGGATGGCCGCCCGCAGCATTGGTCGGTTGAAGACGGCGCGATCACCGGCCGCACGACAAAGGAACACCCCGCCAAGGGAAACAATTTTCTGATCTGGCGCGGCGGCACGGTTGACGATTTTGAGTTACGCCTCTCTTACAAAATCACGGCGAACAACGATAAAGGTTTTGCCAACTCCGGTATTCAATATCGCAGCAGGGAGTTCAAGGAGGCCGGCGATCACGTCGTTGGCGGTTATCAGGCCGACTTTGAGGCGGGCAATACATATTCAGGCATACTCTATGAGGAAAGGATGCGCGGCATCCTGGCGGAGCGTGGGCAGAAGGTCGTCATCAAGGAAGTCGATGGCAAGACCGTGAAGGACGTCGTCGGCTCTGTCGGCAACTCGGCTGATATTCAAGCGGCCATCAAGAAGGACGGTTGGAACGATTACGTGATCATCGCCAAGGGGAATCATCTCCAGCATTTCATCAACGGCAAGCAGACCGTCGATGTCGTTGACGAGCAGGAATCCAAAGCGGCCAAGTCCGGCATCCTCGCGTTGCAACTGCACGCCGGCGACCCCATGACCGTGCAGTTCAAGGATATCAGAATCAAGACGCTCACCGGCGCGTCCTCGGCAAAATCTGACTTCGATCTATTGCAAGGGGACTGGGTGGCGGTGGAGTTGGTGGCAAATGGGGAGAAAGTGCCAGCCGAATCGCTCACCAGCGTCAAGCTCAAGATCAAAGGCAACGCTTATTCCGTGGACACCGATCAGGGTCAGGACGCGGGAACTTTCAAACTTGTGGAAGGCGGCAACCTCAAGGCCATGGATGTTACCACCGGGTCAGGCGACCAGTTGGCAGCGATTTACGAACTGTCGGGCGACACGTTCAAGTCCTGCTATGCCCTCAATGGCGGCGCCCGGCCCACCGATTTCAAATCCACCGATGGATCAGACAGAGTCTTTGCAGTTTATAAGCGTAAATCGCAGTAA
- a CDS encoding ThuA domain-containing protein: MKTTTTLLLAAALCSTVNLHAADKKIVLVAGHPSHGPGEHEFNAGVQLLHKCLQGQPGVVSTFYLNGWPQDPHAFDNADTILFFMDGGVGHPIIQGDHLRIIGELMKKGVGLACVHYAVEVPKDKGGPEFLDWIGGYYEDHFSTNPHWVADIKSLPNHPITRGVKPFAVKDEWYYNMRFRPEMKGVTSILVAKPDDETRKGRSSSPRGPYPHIVAASGRDEVLAWAVERPDGGRGFGFTGAHFHKNWGNEDFRKLVLNALLWTAKAEVPANGVQSVVTEGDLTQNLDPKGQKPSAANINGQWTFTVETQQGSGTPSFTFKQDGEALTGTYKGLLGEAPLTGTIKGSDVKFSFKGKLQDEDVTVTYTGKVEGKGTMKGTVKFGDVGEGTWSAKK, from the coding sequence ATGAAAACCACCACTACTTTATTGCTGGCCGCGGCGCTATGCTCGACCGTCAACCTGCACGCGGCGGACAAGAAGATCGTTCTGGTCGCCGGTCATCCGAGTCACGGACCGGGCGAACATGAGTTCAACGCCGGCGTGCAGTTGCTCCACAAATGCCTGCAAGGCCAGCCGGGCGTCGTCAGCACATTCTACCTCAATGGCTGGCCCCAGGACCCGCACGCGTTCGACAATGCCGACACAATCCTGTTCTTCATGGACGGCGGCGTCGGCCACCCGATCATTCAAGGTGATCATCTGAGAATCATCGGCGAACTGATGAAGAAGGGCGTGGGGCTGGCCTGCGTGCATTACGCGGTCGAAGTGCCCAAGGACAAGGGTGGCCCGGAATTTCTGGATTGGATTGGCGGCTACTACGAAGACCACTTTTCCACCAACCCTCACTGGGTCGCCGACATCAAGAGCCTGCCCAACCATCCGATCACGCGCGGCGTGAAGCCGTTCGCAGTGAAGGACGAGTGGTATTACAACATGCGTTTCCGCCCGGAGATGAAAGGCGTGACCTCGATCCTCGTCGCGAAGCCCGACGACGAAACGCGCAAGGGCAGATCTTCGTCGCCGCGCGGACCGTATCCGCACATCGTCGCCGCCAGCGGTCGTGACGAGGTTTTGGCCTGGGCGGTGGAACGTCCCGATGGCGGACGCGGTTTCGGCTTCACCGGCGCGCACTTCCACAAGAACTGGGGCAACGAAGATTTCCGCAAGCTGGTGTTGAACGCGTTGCTGTGGACGGCCAAAGCGGAAGTGCCGGCCAATGGTGTTCAGTCCGTCGTCACGGAAGGAGATCTGACACAAAATCTCGACCCGAAAGGTCAGAAGCCGAGCGCAGCAAACATCAACGGCCAATGGACCTTCACCGTGGAAACGCAGCAGGGTTCGGGCACGCCAAGCTTCACCTTCAAGCAGGACGGCGAGGCCCTAACCGGCACCTACAAGGGATTGCTCGGCGAAGCCCCCCTCACCGGCACCATCAAGGGCAGCGACGTGAAATTCTCCTTCAAGGGAAAGCTTCAGGACGAGGACGTCACAGTCACCTACACCGGCAAAGTTGAAGGCAAAGGCACCATGAAGGGCACGGTCAAATTCGGCGACGTCGGCGAAGGCACCTGGTCGGCCAAGAAGTAA